Proteins encoded together in one Xyrauchen texanus isolate HMW12.3.18 chromosome 50, RBS_HiC_50CHRs, whole genome shotgun sequence window:
- the LOC127641312 gene encoding protein SSUH2 homolog yields MDRTQLLSDQDEVQAVESCPAASYTDQDLADDGASAPPADLMPVVPGYENLGPNVIPPSNFGPAGPPYPQAPTNDPARHFDIPAVTEELAQEAFINYVTSKCCYSSKPAKEMIFTDLHSLNTYRYRLETFTESRTTQWASEPYNGQVVDGFNGVAPPPWSIPVPVAALFQDCKKAVRVPNTSTVKGCHSCLTLGRSACRSCVNSGRAHCGACNGTGRIHNGKRCRSCQGSGIMRCSACGGVGSLTCTTCKGKGKLLCFIKLKIAWKNNVYMVVIDKRSGFPVELLNDISGEILRTDMAPMVYPVVGFPDSSVNSASENAVREHQAQFSTSCRILQQKQTIELIPITRVHYTWNEKTHIYFVYGVQHKIYTKDYPAKCCCCSIL; encoded by the exons ATGGACAGGACGCAGTTACTGAG tgACCAGGATGAGGTCCAGGCAGTTGAATCCTGCCCTGCTGCATCTTATACAG ATCAGGACCTGGCTGATGATGGAGCATCGGCCCCTCCAGCGGATTTGATGCCTGTTGTTCCTGGATATGAGAATTTGGGACCTAATG TTATTCCACCATCAAATTTTGGACCAGCAGGACCACCCTATCCACAAGCTCCAACCAACGATCCAGCAAGACACTTTGA CATTCCCGCTGTCACTGAAGAACTCGCACAGGAGGCCTTCATAAATTATGTGACCAGCAAATGCTGTTACAGCTCTAAACCAGCCAAAGAGATGATATTCACAGACCTGCATTCTCTCAACACATATCGG TACCGATTGGAAACTTTTACAGAGTCGAGAACAACTCAGTGGGCCAGTGAACCATACAATG GTCAGGTAGTTGATGGATTTAATGGAGTGGCCCCTCCTCCGTGGAGCATTCCTGTGCCTGTCGCTGCCCTCTTCCAAGACTGCAAGAAAGCTGTTCGTGTTCCTAACACATCCACTGTCAAA GGTTGTCATTCATGCTTGACTCTCGGAAGATCAGCGTGCAGAAGTTGTGTAAATTCAGGCAGG GCTCACTGTGGAGCCTGTAATGGGACCGGTAGGATACACAATGGTAAACGCTGCCGCTCATGTCAAGGAAGTGGCATAATGAG ATGTTCTGCCTGTGGAGGAGTTGGCTCACTTACCTGCACAACCTGCAAAGGGAAAGGAAAGTTACTCTGCTTCATCAAGCTAAAAATTGCATG gaaaaacaatgtttatatgGTTGTGATAGACAAGCGTTCAGGATTCCCTGTTGAACTTCTTAATGACATTTCTGGAGAGATTCTCCGCACTGATATGGCTCCAATG GTTTATCCAGTTGTGGGTTTTCCAGACAGCTCTGTGAATTCAGCATCTGAAAATGCCGTGAGGGAACATCAGGCTCAGTTCTCCACCTCCTGCCGTATCCTGCAACAG aAACAAACCATTGAGCTCATTCCTATCACTCGAGTGCACTACACCTGGAATGAGAAAACTCACATTTACTTTGTTTATGGAGTTCAACACAAGATCTACACCAAGGATTATCCTGCAAAATGCTGTTGCTGCTCTATTCTTTAA
- the LOC127641433 gene encoding protein SSUH2 homolog isoform X1, producing MDDKYEDRDSFDSSLPEEGPSAPPPGWLDNVTGYEDHKVGDCTDQICPPTADLVPQPENNKNALVPNVMVPTVSEDVARDALLQFVGKKWTYSSKPAKNLIFKELNPFTVYRYRLETFTESRSSAWESEPHTGQCVDGPQNGVSPPPWHVQVSYPPKFTDFVQKVRVPHSSFIKPCHRCHGNGRVRCTNCHGRGLTRCMFCHGSGHSRNRRCTNCHGRGRKRCVSCHGKGFKVCLTCNGHRNLVHFIQLTVTWKNQVFEYIPDRVPEFPGKKFEKVSGEAFFVDESLLVYPVEGFPDQDICEASKGAIQNHLLKYSAVSRILQQRQTIELVPLTHVFYAYNGQDYNYFVFGRENEVHTTKYPTSCCIL from the exons ATGGATGACAAATACGAAGACAGAG ACTCCTTTGACTCGAGCCTTCCTGAGGAGGGTCCGTCTGCTCCGCCCCCCGGCTGGCTGGACAATGTGACAGGCTATGAGGACCATAAAGTGGGAG ACTGTACAGATCAAATCTGTCCTCCTACAGCAGACCTTGTCCCTCAgcctgaaaataacaaaaatgctttAGTTCCAAACGTTAT ggtgcCGACTGTCTCAGAGGATGTAGCAAGAGATGCTCTACTGCAGTTTGTGGGTAAAAAGTGGACATACAGCAGCAAACCTGCGAAAAATCTGATCTTCAAAGAGTTGAATCCTTTTACAGTTTACCGT TACCGCCTGGAAACATTTACAGAGTCCAGATCAAGTGCCTGGGAATCAGAGCCGCACACAG GTCAGTGTGTAGATGGTCCTCAGAATGGAGTAAGTCCTCCACCGTGGCACGTCCAGGTGTCCTATCCACCCAAATTTACTGATTTTGTTCAGAAAGTCAGGGTGCCACACTCTTCATTCATAAAG CCGTGTCACCGGTGTCATGGTAACGGCCGCGTGAGGTGTACAAACTGCCATGGACGAGGACTG ACTCGCTGCATGTTTTGTCACGGTTCTGGTCACAGTCGCAACAGACGGTGCACAAACTGCCACGGACGAGGAAGAAAAAG GTGTGTCTCATGTCATGGAAAGGGTTTCAAAGTCTGTCTTACATGTAATGGCCACAGAAACCTTGTGCATTTCATACAGCTCACAGTTACATG GAAGAACCAAGTGTTTGAATATATACCTGACCGGGTGCCTGAATTCCCAGGGAAGAAGTTTGAGAAGGTGTCTGGGGAAGCGTTCTTTGTAGATGAAAGCCTCCTG GTCTATCCAGTAGAGGGCTTCCCTGACCAGGACATCTGTGAGGCCTCAAAAGGAGCAATCCAGAATCACCTCCTTAAATATTCTGCTGTTAGCCGCATCTTGCAACAG CGACAAACAATTGAGCTGGTGCCCCTCACTCATGTTTTCTATGCCTACAATGGGCAAGACTACAATTACTTTGTTTTTGGGAGAGAAAACGAGGTTCACACGACCAAATACCCTACTTCCTGTTGTATTTTGTAG
- the LOC127641433 gene encoding protein SSUH2 homolog isoform X2, with amino-acid sequence MDDKYEDRDSFDSSLPEEGPSAPPPGWLDNVTGYEDHKVGDCTDQICPPTADLVPQPENNKNALVPNVMVPTVSEDVARDALLQFVGKKWTYSSKPAKNLIFKELNPFTVYRYRLETFTESRSSAWESEPHTGQCVDGPQNGVSPPPWHVQVSYPPKFTDFVQKVRVPHSSFIKPCHRCHGNGRVRCTNCHGRGLTRCMFCHGSGHSRNRRCTNCHGRGRKRKNQVFEYIPDRVPEFPGKKFEKVSGEAFFVDESLLVYPVEGFPDQDICEASKGAIQNHLLKYSAVSRILQQRQTIELVPLTHVFYAYNGQDYNYFVFGRENEVHTTKYPTSCCIL; translated from the exons ATGGATGACAAATACGAAGACAGAG ACTCCTTTGACTCGAGCCTTCCTGAGGAGGGTCCGTCTGCTCCGCCCCCCGGCTGGCTGGACAATGTGACAGGCTATGAGGACCATAAAGTGGGAG ACTGTACAGATCAAATCTGTCCTCCTACAGCAGACCTTGTCCCTCAgcctgaaaataacaaaaatgctttAGTTCCAAACGTTAT ggtgcCGACTGTCTCAGAGGATGTAGCAAGAGATGCTCTACTGCAGTTTGTGGGTAAAAAGTGGACATACAGCAGCAAACCTGCGAAAAATCTGATCTTCAAAGAGTTGAATCCTTTTACAGTTTACCGT TACCGCCTGGAAACATTTACAGAGTCCAGATCAAGTGCCTGGGAATCAGAGCCGCACACAG GTCAGTGTGTAGATGGTCCTCAGAATGGAGTAAGTCCTCCACCGTGGCACGTCCAGGTGTCCTATCCACCCAAATTTACTGATTTTGTTCAGAAAGTCAGGGTGCCACACTCTTCATTCATAAAG CCGTGTCACCGGTGTCATGGTAACGGCCGCGTGAGGTGTACAAACTGCCATGGACGAGGACTG ACTCGCTGCATGTTTTGTCACGGTTCTGGTCACAGTCGCAACAGACGGTGCACAAACTGCCACGGACGAGGAAGAAAAAG GAAGAACCAAGTGTTTGAATATATACCTGACCGGGTGCCTGAATTCCCAGGGAAGAAGTTTGAGAAGGTGTCTGGGGAAGCGTTCTTTGTAGATGAAAGCCTCCTG GTCTATCCAGTAGAGGGCTTCCCTGACCAGGACATCTGTGAGGCCTCAAAAGGAGCAATCCAGAATCACCTCCTTAAATATTCTGCTGTTAGCCGCATCTTGCAACAG CGACAAACAATTGAGCTGGTGCCCCTCACTCATGTTTTCTATGCCTACAATGGGCAAGACTACAATTACTTTGTTTTTGGGAGAGAAAACGAGGTTCACACGACCAAATACCCTACTTCCTGTTGTATTTTGTAG